TCTGGTAGCTTTTCTTGTCGCCCTTGAGCAGCCCGCGCGAGCCGACGGCATCGCGAAATGGACCATAAAAGGCCGAGGCATATTTGGCCGCGTAGCTCATGATCTGGACGTTGATGTGGCCGGCGTCTTCCAGTGCATCGCGGATCGCGCCGATACGGCCGTCCATCATGTCGGACGGGGCGATGATGTCCGCGCCCGCATTCGCCTGGTTGAGCGACTGGCCCACAAGTGCTTCCACCGTTTCGTCGTTGAGGACATAGCCCGCATCGTCGATCAACCCGTCCTGCCCGTGGCTGGTATAGGGATCGAGCGCGACGTCGGTGAGCAGGCCGATCCTGTCGCCCAGCGCATCGCGCACGCCGCGGATCGCTCGGCACATCAGATTGTCGGGATTGAGCGCCTCGGCGCCGTCCTCGCTGCGGCGTTCGGGCTGGGTGTGGGGGAACAGCGCGAGGCACGGGATGCCAAGCTCCACCGCTTCCTTCGCCCGCGCGACGATGCCGTCGACCGACCAGCGCGAAACGCCGGGCAGCGAGGCGATCGGATCTTCCACGCCCTCGCCCTCAGTGACGAACAGGGGCCAGATCAGATCGGCCGGAGTCAGCAAGGTTTCGCGGTGGAGAGCGCGGCTCCAGGCGGTGGCGCGCACGCGGCGCAGGCGGGTGTGGGGATATGTGCCGGTCATGCGCGGCTGCTTGCCGCAAAAAACCCTCGCGTTCAATCGCGCGAGGGTTGCGAAGGTCGCCTAGGCGCCGCTGCCGGGCGCAAGTTTGTCGATCTCGCGCTGGTCTTGCGTGACCTCGCTTTGCGCAGAAGCCACGGCACCAAGCGCGGCGCCGGGCGCAACATCGAGCACAGCCCGCAACCTCGCCATGAAGGCGTCGCGCTCCTTGCCGTCGATCTGCGAGCGCGAGACGATGGCGATGCCGGACGGGTTGATAGTGCGCCCGCCGCGATAGGCCTCGAAGTGGAGGTGCGGCCCGGTGGAAAGCCCGGTCGAGCCGACATAGCCGATCACCTGCCCTGCCCGCACGCGGCTGCCATTGGCCACCGCGATGCGGCTCATGTGCCCGTATCCGGTGTCCAGCCCGCCGCCGTGCTGAAGGCGGACGTAGTTGCCGTGGCCCCCGTGGCGCCCGGCGAAGCTCACCGTGCCATCTGCCACCGCGTAGATCGGCGAGCCATAGGGTGCGCCGAAGTCGATGCCTGCGTGCATCCGCACATAGCCCAGGATCGGGTGCCTGCGCGCGCCGTAGGGCGATGTGATCCGTCCGCCCGCAACCGGCTGTCCGATCTGGACACTGCGCGCCTGGCCAACCGCACCGGCAGAGAACATCTCGCCGTCCTTGCCCCAGCGCAGCAGTTGCAGGCGCGGTTTTCCGGCACGTTCGACCCCGGCGTAAAGGAGATCGCCCGCCTGCCGCTCGCCCTTGGCCGAGCGCTTGTAGGCGACGACGAAGTCGAACTGGTCGTTCGCGTTCAGGTCGCTTTCAAAGCTGAGATACTTGTCCACTGCACGCAGGTACGACTGGATCGCCGCAACCGGCGCCCCGGCATTGCGCGCCGAGCGATAAAGGCTGGAGCCAACCGTTCCGCGAATGCGCAGCGGAGTCTCATCCACGCGGATCGGGCGGCGCACCAGCGCCA
The DNA window shown above is from Novosphingobium sp. P6W and carries:
- the hemB gene encoding porphobilinogen synthase gives rise to the protein MTGTYPHTRLRRVRATAWSRALHRETLLTPADLIWPLFVTEGEGVEDPIASLPGVSRWSVDGIVARAKEAVELGIPCLALFPHTQPERRSEDGAEALNPDNLMCRAIRGVRDALGDRIGLLTDVALDPYTSHGQDGLIDDAGYVLNDETVEALVGQSLNQANAGADIIAPSDMMDGRIGAIRDALEDAGHINVQIMSYAAKYASAFYGPFRDAVGSRGLLKGDKKSYQMDPGNTEEALREVAMDLAEGADTVMVKPGLPYLDIVRRVKERFEVPVFAYQVSGEYAMIEHAVAAGAADRDAMVLETLLAFKRAGCSGVLTYHAAHAARLLIG
- a CDS encoding M23 family metallopeptidase; this translates as MLAFPAPFNRVRPAPAEPIQAPPLPLGRLAQYREAVETWCAGADLAPDLANDIGSRTWLRGLATLLGLSAAAIALSPDFSAVEAATAMPLQARERDEFRSQSIAPLALGADSGRHMGATPLVRPLASVPERPAIQLVSTLGQGDNLGRMLERAGLGDGDIARVSLLVGQAVPVGDIASGTQFDITLGKRPAAGAARVLDSLDFRARFDLDLSIERSGGGLALVRRPIRVDETPLRIRGTVGSSLYRSARNAGAPVAAIQSYLRAVDKYLSFESDLNANDQFDFVVAYKRSAKGERQAGDLLYAGVERAGKPRLQLLRWGKDGEMFSAGAVGQARSVQIGQPVAGGRITSPYGARRHPILGYVRMHAGIDFGAPYGSPIYAVADGTVSFAGRHGGHGNYVRLQHGGGLDTGYGHMSRIAVANGSRVRAGQVIGYVGSTGLSTGPHLHFEAYRGGRTINPSGIAIVSRSQIDGKERDAFMARLRAVLDVAPGAALGAVASAQSEVTQDQREIDKLAPGSGA